From Cotesia glomerata isolate CgM1 linkage group LG2, MPM_Cglom_v2.3, whole genome shotgun sequence, a single genomic window includes:
- the LOC123259116 gene encoding uncharacterized protein LOC123259116: MPRRRKVPRNKSAVNSRLSGEEPTRMSENRRESVEADEPPVPNHVDKNSSTSNRKTDVHELDYAENELEQLIITRLFNDIRFSDDVVSVLPDRSWAIHCTEEPVKRIVVSEISMVNFHGRGFEPFYVKQIIFDEKLNFELFLINSRTVLKDKPAYIRSITDFESLLDYVSGMKLCAGGPEFTKYSNVSPECAYKDPYSKWRHNLCTLEVNEADVCEACESLDEILKRHSQRTKSPLKSRNNVVATKRKKF; encoded by the exons aTGCCAAGAAGACGCAAAGTACCCAgaaataaatcagctgttaattCAAGGCTGAGTGGTGAAGAGCCTACtag AATGTCGGAGAATAGGCGCGAGTCAGTGGAAGCTGATGAACCACCTGTACCT AATCACGTGGATAAAAATTCATCTACAAGCAATAGAAAGACAGACGTGCATGAGTTAGATTACGCAGAAAATGAATTAGAGCAATTGATTATCACCAGATTATTTAATGACATCCGATTCTCAGACGATGTTGTTTCCGTGTTGCCGGATCGCTCTTGGGCTATTCACTGCACTGAGGAACCAGTTAAAAGAATTGTTGTCAGTGAAATTTCGATGGTTAATTTTCATGGTAGAGGCTTTGAGCCTTTTTATGTCAAGcag attatttTTGACGAGAAACTGAacttcgaattatttttaatcaactcaAGGACGGTATTAAAAGACAAACCAGCATATATAAGAAGCATCACAGACTTCGAGTCACTCCTAGATTACGTAAGCGGTATGAAACTCTGCGCCGGAGGCCCAGAGTTCACCAAGTACAGCAACGTGAGTCCCGAATGCGCGTACAAGGACCCTTACAGCAAGTGGAGGCACAATTTGTGCACCTTGGAGGTCAACGAGGCCGACGTCTGCGAAGCCTGTGAGTCTTTAGACGAAATTCTGAAGCGCCACTCGCAGAGAACTAAGTCGCCTCTCAAGTCCCGCAATAACGTGGTTGCGACTAAGaggaaaaaattctaa
- the LOC123259115 gene encoding uncharacterized protein LOC123259115 — protein MNSSSLNSSVGSNTSSISDSTINLKSKLTSIIKKLNTIFVGEYLERRLVKNHPSPVYKDIVVVDKDEEIVKILKQIYNVVREELNGEKSLGITRTIIDDEVQDYKLWVDLDPTPLGKYWFQIKSVKIYDNTVQFNLKRLKSFHNTSRRSTIPEEYPEFDINEILTYHNFVEASKFLAVVLMSLITLLANFLWYFADFSIKITHELSNLVRALTPILFGLYEFLSRCVGGLYWLIFMLCRGTSVAPPRQPIALMPNVRRSGYDTRNTYGRYR, from the exons ATGAATTCCTCGTCGTTAAACTCCTCTGTCGGGTCCAATACTTCAAGTATTTCCGATTCtacaattaatttgaaaagcAAATTAACAAGTATTATCAAAAAGTTGAATACTATTTTTGTCGGCGAGTATTTGGAGCGGCGATTGGTCAAGAATCATCCGTCTCCTGTTTACAA agaTATTGTTGTAGTTGACAAAGACGAAGAGattgtcaaaattttaaaacaaatttataatgttGTTCGAGAAGAACTCAATGGAGAAAAATCTCTCGGAATTACTA gaacaaTTATTGATGACGAAGTTcaagattataaattatggGTTGACTTGGACCCAACTCCACTTGGCAAATATTGGTTCCAAATAAAATCTGTCAAAATTTACGACAACACTGTccagtttaatttaaaacgtTTAAAGTCATTTCACAATACGTCTCGAAGATCAACTATCCCAGAAGAATATCCCGAATTCGATATAAATGAA attttgACGTATCACAATTTCGTAGAGGCCTCAAAATTTCTCGCAGTTGTCTTAATGAGCCTGATAACACTCCTCGCAAATTTTCTCTGGTACTTTGCTGATTTCAGTATTAAAATAACCCACGAGCTATCGAATTTAGTCAGAGCATTGACGCCGATATTATTCGGCCTCTATGAATTTTTGAGCCGATGCGTGGGAGGATTGTACTGGCTGATCTTTATGCTCTGTCGAGGGACCAGTGTAGCGCCTCCTAGACAGCCGATAGCTCTCATGCCTAACGTTCGTAGGTCCGGGTATGACACCAGAAACACATACGGGCGATACAGATAG